One Patescibacteria group bacterium genomic region harbors:
- a CDS encoding branched-chain amino acid ABC transporter permease yields the protein MFIQILVYGLIAGAIYALVASGFSLIYSTCRFVHFAHGTTVAVAAYILYLLFHQLGFNFWLAAILTVLLTGLFGWLMNATVYEALRKRKASNVILLIASVAILILLESLLLLFFGADVKTIDFLKVSQGLNIGAAIITPLQIVIIAVALVLLIFLFWFMKNTHLGKALRAVSNNRDLAEIVGISSRAIYSWSFIIGSAVAGIAGILVSLEQNIEPTMGTSLIIKGFTGAIIGGIGSVPGAILGSLLLGLAENFGIWFLPSGYKDAIAFVILFLFLIFMPKGILGSKNDNK from the coding sequence ATGTTCATACAAATTCTGGTTTATGGCTTAATTGCCGGCGCAATTTATGCCTTAGTCGCAAGCGGGTTCTCTTTAATCTATTCTACTTGCCGATTTGTTCATTTTGCCCACGGTACCACCGTCGCTGTAGCCGCTTATATTCTTTATTTATTGTTTCACCAACTTGGTTTCAATTTTTGGCTGGCTGCAATTTTAACTGTGCTCCTGACTGGATTATTCGGATGGCTGATGAACGCCACTGTCTACGAAGCGCTCAGAAAAAGAAAAGCTAGTAATGTCATTCTGCTGATCGCCAGTGTCGCCATCTTAATCCTTCTGGAATCGTTGTTATTACTGTTTTTCGGCGCGGATGTTAAAACCATTGATTTCTTAAAGGTATCTCAAGGATTAAATATCGGTGCCGCCATCATTACCCCTCTGCAAATAGTAATTATTGCGGTAGCGCTGGTTCTGCTGATATTTTTATTCTGGTTTATGAAAAACACTCATTTAGGCAAAGCTCTACGAGCGGTATCAAACAATCGAGATCTGGCAGAAATTGTGGGAATTTCCTCAAGAGCCATTTATTCCTGGTCATTTATTATTGGTTCGGCTGTCGCAGGCATAGCTGGGATTTTAGTCAGCTTAGAACAAAATATCGAACCGACTATGGGTACTAGTTTAATTATTAAAGGGTTCACCGGTGCCATTATCGGAGGTATTGGTTCGGTTCCAGGAGCGATTTTGGGTTCATTACTTTTAGGACTCGCCGAAAACTTCGGCATCTGGTTTCTCCCTTCCGGATATAAAGATGCGATCGCTTTTGTGATTCTATTTTTGTTTTTAATCTTCATGCCTAAAGGCATCCTGGGTTCCAAAAATGATAACAAATAA
- a CDS encoding branched-chain amino acid ABC transporter permease translates to MISAYFIHLLILAGIYIILALSLQLSIGFTGMLNLGHIAFYAIGGYTSALLLLHGWPFLASLLVAGLLAMASGFLLGLPTHRLKGDYLALTTLGFSFVVYALAINWSELTRGPLGIPGIPRPEIFGLQFSSNVSFLLLTVVLILITYFTLKKITTSRFGKVLEAIRDDETAVKILGKPTFKIKLISLGTAAFFAGIAGALYASYITFIDPSSFTIMQLIPILSMVIIGGAASLEGTILAAVVLTLLPEPLRFIGFPSTIIGPIRQVIYALALLVILIYRPKGFYGKVKLE, encoded by the coding sequence ATGATTAGTGCTTATTTTATTCATCTGCTTATTCTGGCCGGTATTTATATTATCTTGGCGTTGTCTCTCCAATTATCTATCGGCTTCACCGGCATGTTGAATTTGGGCCATATCGCTTTCTACGCTATCGGCGGCTATACTTCGGCATTGTTGCTTTTGCATGGCTGGCCGTTTCTGGCATCACTATTGGTTGCTGGGTTGCTGGCTATGGCTTCTGGGTTTCTACTGGGGCTCCCTACCCACCGGCTCAAGGGTGATTATTTAGCCTTAACCACACTCGGATTTTCCTTTGTAGTTTACGCACTAGCTATTAACTGGTCAGAATTAACCAGGGGGCCCCTGGGAATTCCAGGCATCCCGCGACCAGAGATATTCGGTCTGCAATTTTCTTCCAATGTTTCTTTTTTGCTATTAACTGTTGTGCTGATATTAATCACCTATTTCACGCTCAAAAAAATTACCACCTCTCGCTTTGGCAAGGTTCTGGAAGCTATTAGAGACGATGAAACTGCTGTTAAAATCTTGGGGAAACCCACATTTAAAATTAAATTGATTTCTCTAGGTACAGCTGCTTTTTTTGCAGGAATTGCCGGAGCATTATACGCCAGCTACATCACCTTTATTGACCCTTCATCTTTTACAATTATGCAGCTGATCCCGATTCTGTCGATGGTAATTATTGGCGGGGCGGCTTCTCTGGAAGGCACTATTTTAGCTGCCGTAGTTCTCACACTACTGCCGGAACCATTGCGCTTTATTGGATTTCCGTCAACAATTATCGGCCCCATCCGACAAGTGATTTATGCCTTAGCCCTCTTAGTTATTTTAATTTATAGACCTAAAGGCTTTTACGGAAAAGTGAAACTAGAGTAA
- a CDS encoding ABC transporter ATP-binding protein, which yields MLKLTHVKKYFGGVKAVNDCSFEIKPGKITALIGPNGAGKSTIFNLISGLDKIDSGKIEFNGQPIAGLSPEQISNLGMSRLFQQPRLFNNLTVLENVLLAVDNEDTKFWKNFLSPATTDNKKIQQAEAVLDDVGIKEKKDQFASDLSFGQKRLVELARVLLNPHVLLMLDEPVAGVNPKLRSQITEVLTRLAAQGDTILLIEHDMNFTLKISDRVIVMDEGKVLADGTPEEIRNDPKVLSAYLGE from the coding sequence ATGTTAAAACTAACTCACGTTAAAAAATACTTTGGTGGAGTAAAAGCAGTGAATGACTGCAGTTTTGAGATTAAACCCGGAAAAATTACTGCTCTTATCGGGCCCAACGGAGCCGGAAAATCCACTATTTTTAATCTGATTTCCGGATTAGACAAGATTGATTCGGGTAAGATCGAATTTAACGGTCAACCAATTGCTGGCTTGTCACCGGAACAGATTTCTAACCTAGGAATGTCTCGTCTTTTTCAACAACCCAGACTATTTAACAATTTAACTGTATTAGAAAACGTATTATTAGCTGTCGATAACGAGGATACTAAATTCTGGAAAAATTTTCTTAGTCCCGCGACAACCGATAACAAAAAGATCCAACAGGCAGAAGCGGTGCTGGATGATGTCGGCATCAAAGAAAAAAAAGATCAGTTTGCTTCCGATTTAAGTTTTGGCCAAAAAAGATTAGTAGAGCTGGCTAGGGTTTTACTTAATCCCCATGTTTTATTGATGCTGGACGAGCCAGTGGCAGGAGTAAACCCCAAACTAAGAAGTCAGATCACAGAAGTTTTAACCCGCCTCGCCGCCCAAGGAGATACGATTCTTTTAATCGAACACGATATGAACTTTACTCTTAAAATCTCTGACCGTGTCATTGTGATGGACGAAGGCAAAGTTTTGGCCGATGGCACGCCGGAAGAAATCCGCAATGACCCGAAAGTATTATCAGCTTACTTAGGCGAATGA
- a CDS encoding ABC transporter ATP-binding protein translates to MITISNLKSGYNRMEVLKGIDFNASTKEITAIIGPNGSGKSTILKSIFNLCDIYSGQIKFLNQEITRTPTHQLIRLGISYVPQGRQVFGNLSVRENLEIGAFIFSDRKLVEQRIDAIFKRFSFLKEKQHDYAYTLSGGQQQMLSIARALMQGPKLLLLDEPSLGLSPKMVQEVFAKLTEINQEGITIIVVEQNAKQAIAIADKIYILEEGKIALTGGKEILSHPKIKNIYLGGN, encoded by the coding sequence ATGATTACCATTTCTAATCTAAAATCCGGCTATAACCGCATGGAAGTCCTAAAAGGGATAGACTTTAACGCCAGTACTAAAGAAATTACGGCTATTATCGGCCCTAATGGTTCAGGTAAATCCACTATCCTTAAAAGTATTTTCAACCTCTGTGATATTTATTCTGGCCAAATTAAATTCCTGAACCAAGAAATTACTCGTACCCCAACCCATCAGTTAATCCGACTGGGGATTAGTTACGTTCCGCAGGGTCGCCAAGTCTTTGGTAATTTGTCTGTCCGGGAAAATCTGGAAATCGGCGCCTTTATTTTTTCCGACCGTAAATTAGTTGAACAACGGATCGATGCCATATTCAAGCGCTTTAGTTTTCTGAAAGAAAAACAGCACGATTACGCCTACACCCTCTCAGGCGGTCAACAACAGATGCTATCTATTGCGAGAGCTCTTATGCAAGGCCCCAAATTACTGTTGCTGGATGAACCCTCTTTGGGTTTATCTCCTAAGATGGTTCAGGAAGTCTTCGCCAAACTAACCGAGATCAACCAGGAAGGGATTACTATTATTGTTGTCGAGCAAAATGCTAAACAAGCCATCGCTATCGCCGACAAAATTTATATTTTAGAGGAGGGTAAAATCGCCCTCACTGGCGGCAAAGAAATTCTCTCCCATCCTAAAATCAAGAATATCTATCTAGGCGGAAATTAA
- a CDS encoding ABC transporter substrate-binding protein, producing MGSLSKNYWFWLGGLVLVVVIALSMSFSFARDDSKAQDKTLIKIGFVAPQTGNAASYGEYTTKAFKLGIDDFNATHKINFDVVYEDGKCDGASATTAINKLINVDKVQYVIGGLCSGETLAMAPVAETNKVILFSPGSGSPDITNAGDYIFRNLASDDYTAKEIAKVAISKGDKDIGTISENIDYPQALKKAFSSYFISQGGEIQLDETFASGTTDFRTILAKFKSQNINTIYLVIQSYKTSALILKQMKELGFEPKIYTSEAIINPEALNYYDDAYKNLLEGAIFTQPKFDEANSKTATVLAEFKARYNTIEGPMPTVYIATYYDSVYLLGEAIEKGGDAPDKVKNYFNNKIKNWPGAVGNFNFDKNGDAVTDVEAKTLKNGQIVSL from the coding sequence ATGGGTTCACTAAGTAAGAATTATTGGTTCTGGTTAGGCGGGTTAGTGTTGGTTGTCGTGATAGCTTTATCAATGAGCTTTAGTTTTGCTCGGGATGATTCTAAAGCCCAAGACAAGACGTTGATTAAAATCGGATTTGTGGCTCCTCAAACTGGTAATGCCGCCAGCTACGGTGAATATACGACTAAGGCTTTTAAATTGGGAATTGATGATTTTAATGCCACCCACAAGATAAATTTTGACGTAGTCTACGAAGATGGCAAATGTGATGGCGCCAGTGCCACCACGGCTATTAATAAATTGATCAATGTTGACAAAGTCCAATATGTGATTGGCGGGCTGTGCAGTGGAGAAACTTTGGCGATGGCTCCGGTAGCGGAAACCAACAAAGTGATTTTATTTTCACCAGGCTCCGGGAGTCCCGATATCACTAATGCGGGTGATTATATTTTTAGAAACCTAGCTTCCGATGATTATACTGCTAAAGAAATTGCTAAGGTTGCTATTAGTAAAGGAGATAAAGATATTGGCACAATTTCGGAAAATATTGATTATCCCCAAGCTCTAAAGAAAGCATTTAGCAGTTACTTTATTTCTCAAGGCGGGGAAATACAACTAGATGAGACATTTGCTTCTGGGACAACTGACTTCAGAACAATATTGGCTAAGTTTAAAAGTCAAAATATAAACACAATCTATCTTGTCATCCAATCATATAAAACCTCAGCGCTGATTTTAAAGCAGATGAAAGAACTCGGGTTTGAACCAAAAATATATACCAGTGAAGCCATTATTAACCCAGAAGCGTTAAATTATTACGATGACGCTTACAAGAATTTATTAGAAGGGGCCATCTTTACTCAGCCGAAATTTGATGAAGCCAATTCAAAAACCGCGACAGTTTTAGCTGAGTTCAAGGCCAGATACAACACTATCGAAGGTCCTATGCCAACTGTTTATATTGCTACCTATTATGATTCGGTATATTTACTAGGAGAAGCGATTGAGAAGGGTGGTGATGCTCCTGATAAAGTAAAGAATTATTTCAACAATAAAATTAAAAATTGGCCGGGGGCGGTGGGTAATTTCAACTTCGATAAAAATGGAGATGCAGTCACCGATGTCGAAGCCAAAACGCTCAAGAATGGCCAAATAGTTTCCCTTTAA
- a CDS encoding helix-turn-helix domain-containing protein, with amino-acid sequence MSYKDQLSTLGLSNMEIKAYLALLEIGSATVLKLSHKTGIKRTTMYDVVEGLIHKKLITLTEKGNKRSYHAENPKKIDGLLAEEERKLAEKRKNFLTIIPELSSLFNAHDKKPKIRFYEGFEGIKTAFEETLELPRNTETLAYGSAYQLDSLSYQEYILDYISRRVAKGIYQRAIINDSPVAAKKFQADDKAQLRNTILVDEKTFPFVDEVNIYGNKVSIVSFKDELTLIIESEAIARTQRSFFEMSWITAQQIGKLSPNPYVPPKREK; translated from the coding sequence ATGAGCTACAAAGACCAGCTGTCTACCCTCGGACTCAGCAATATGGAGATCAAGGCTTATCTCGCCTTACTAGAGATCGGATCGGCAACGGTCTTAAAGTTATCCCACAAAACCGGGATCAAGCGCACTACGATGTACGATGTGGTGGAAGGATTAATCCACAAGAAACTAATTACTCTGACCGAAAAAGGTAATAAGAGATCGTACCACGCCGAAAACCCGAAAAAAATCGATGGCCTACTTGCGGAAGAAGAAAGAAAATTAGCTGAAAAAAGAAAGAATTTTTTAACAATAATTCCGGAGCTCTCTTCCCTGTTTAATGCTCATGACAAAAAACCCAAAATTCGTTTTTACGAAGGGTTTGAAGGCATTAAAACTGCTTTTGAAGAAACGTTGGAACTCCCCCGCAACACCGAAACATTAGCCTATGGTAGCGCTTACCAATTAGACTCTTTGTCATACCAAGAATACATTCTAGATTATATTAGTCGTCGGGTTGCCAAAGGTATTTACCAGCGAGCGATTATTAATGATTCTCCTGTTGCTGCCAAAAAATTTCAGGCCGATGATAAAGCCCAATTGCGTAATACTATTTTAGTAGATGAAAAAACCTTTCCATTTGTGGATGAAGTTAATATCTACGGCAACAAAGTTTCTATTGTTTCCTTTAAAGATGAGTTGACTTTGATTATCGAAAGCGAGGCTATCGCCAGAACCCAACGATCTTTCTTTGAAATGTCTTGGATAACTGCCCAGCAAATCGGCAAACTAAGCCCGAATCCGTATGTCCCCCCGAAGAGGGAAAAATAA
- a CDS encoding exonuclease domain-containing protein, whose amino-acid sequence MDLIVLDTETTGVEARRDSIIEIAAARVSDGKIVDKFQTLIKPANPLNVTVSVLTGIQPEELETAPDISEVREKLLEFVGDLPIVGHNISFDTDFLKSHGIDPAGHDMDTLDLAITLLPKVPFHSMQYLSKYLDLPNQPSHRAMSDVLATVDLVNALVGLAQNVPVDILKSIRELSAKSDWEWSWIFDENISWLFSTPSVILSGAQQGAVEESRDTRAQRSLDKLGMTINPGFNVYELSPEMPQMATNINFAVNDENAVLVVSNDVFQKTDWTKFGLNPYFGSVLQLDPERFNFLINKSKIKSTEFKLLAKILLTGYPKKPFNPADTYLTKDEFYLWEQKLAPLQFKVADLPQKTVMNFASFYEILDNNSDVLNKKHIYLPQWVEFDEWATNKSAKMFTSLYVNALVASRRDFVHDFVTDNKTADELFKLLNNLGSELNDWWKSVEELWGEQAAGSALEISGLLVADKTGKAVKTKAEMVVTTLNQYLEKVKSFSFANPSAQQRQVEHTTNLLEHLELFAHPGQSVKNYLNGYNDRVILNIVKQPVPNIWQRLVPPISKGGNRIIPPLPEGRIGGEGVKNLSIIIASNGVLVNSKPDFISDIISEPIVVSSRAQSRDLGDSSTPVGMTKGREGSKPITFVSGLPDRNRDDNYQSEIFEYITKKAISPQEKILVVFPNVAMMAEFFEMYKPALTNINLFSQNVAGNVEMLHDKLSALDGFTLLISGTNLPKFLPVVDGLDKTVFLTMPFDIPGSLSSLLAKDRFRNEFADYGLPKAIVKFRTNLAELYSKTNAIWMLDSRLISTDWGQTLPKSLSGFHILKI is encoded by the coding sequence ATGGATTTAATAGTTCTAGACACCGAAACTACCGGGGTAGAGGCGAGGCGGGATAGCATCATTGAGATTGCGGCTGCCCGGGTTTCGGATGGGAAAATTGTGGATAAATTCCAGACTCTCATCAAACCGGCTAACCCATTGAATGTAACCGTATCAGTGCTGACAGGTATTCAACCGGAAGAGTTGGAAACTGCCCCGGATATTTCCGAAGTCAGAGAAAAATTGCTGGAATTTGTGGGCGATTTGCCGATTGTGGGTCACAACATCAGTTTTGATACGGATTTTTTGAAATCGCACGGGATTGATCCGGCAGGGCATGATATGGATACTTTGGATTTAGCCATCACGCTCCTACCCAAAGTGCCATTTCATAGTATGCAGTATTTATCCAAATATTTAGATTTACCAAATCAGCCGAGTCACCGGGCGATGAGCGATGTTCTAGCTACGGTGGATTTAGTGAATGCGTTAGTAGGTTTGGCCCAAAATGTGCCGGTAGATATTCTGAAAAGTATTCGCGAATTGTCCGCCAAATCAGACTGGGAATGGTCCTGGATCTTTGACGAAAACATCTCCTGGCTCTTCTCCACTCCCTCTGTCATTCTGAGCGGAGCCCAGCAGGGCGCAGTCGAAGAATCTCGAGACACTAGAGCCCAGAGATCCCTCGACAAGCTCGGGATGACAATAAATCCCGGCTTCAACGTTTATGAATTATCGCCCGAGATGCCGCAAATGGCTACTAATATTAATTTTGCGGTTAACGATGAAAATGCGGTTTTGGTTGTCAGTAATGATGTTTTTCAAAAAACTGATTGGACTAAATTTGGCCTCAATCCCTATTTTGGATCAGTTTTGCAATTAGACCCCGAGCGGTTTAATTTCCTCATCAATAAATCGAAAATCAAATCTACAGAGTTCAAATTATTAGCCAAAATTTTACTGACAGGTTATCCCAAGAAACCATTCAATCCGGCGGATACTTATCTCACCAAAGACGAGTTTTATTTGTGGGAACAAAAATTAGCGCCCTTACAGTTTAAGGTTGCCGACTTACCGCAGAAAACAGTGATGAATTTTGCAAGTTTTTATGAAATTTTAGACAACAATTCAGACGTTTTGAATAAAAAACATATTTATCTGCCGCAATGGGTGGAGTTTGACGAATGGGCGACTAATAAGTCCGCTAAAATGTTTACTTCGCTGTATGTGAATGCACTGGTAGCGAGCCGGCGCGATTTTGTGCACGATTTTGTGACAGACAACAAAACAGCTGATGAATTATTTAAACTGCTAAATAATCTAGGCAGCGAATTGAATGATTGGTGGAAAAGTGTGGAAGAATTATGGGGAGAGCAAGCCGCGGGGTCGGCCCTGGAAATTAGCGGGCTGCTGGTGGCTGATAAAACCGGCAAGGCCGTAAAAACTAAAGCCGAGATGGTAGTCACAACATTAAATCAATATTTGGAAAAGGTTAAATCTTTTTCTTTTGCCAACCCATCCGCCCAGCAAAGACAGGTTGAACACACGACAAACTTGTTAGAGCATCTAGAGCTGTTCGCTCATCCAGGTCAATCAGTTAAAAATTATCTAAATGGTTACAACGACCGCGTGATTTTAAATATAGTCAAACAACCCGTCCCCAACATCTGGCAGCGATTAGTTCCTCCTATTTCTAAGGGGGGCAATCGCATAATTCCTCCCCTGCCGGAGGGGAGGATAGGAGGGGAGGGAGTAAAGAATTTATCTATTATAATCGCCAGCAACGGGGTATTAGTGAACAGCAAACCCGACTTTATCTCCGATATCATCAGTGAGCCCATTGTGGTGTCATCCCGAGCGCAGTCGAGGGATCTCGGAGATTCCTCCACTCCGGTCGGAATGACAAAAGGCAGGGAAGGATCTAAACCCATCACCTTTGTCTCTGGCCTGCCAGATCGCAATCGTGACGATAATTATCAGTCAGAAATTTTCGAATATATCACCAAGAAAGCTATCAGCCCGCAAGAAAAAATCCTGGTAGTCTTTCCGAATGTGGCAATGATGGCAGAATTCTTTGAGATGTATAAACCAGCCTTGACTAACATCAACCTATTCAGCCAGAACGTGGCAGGAAATGTAGAAATGCTTCACGACAAATTGTCAGCCTTAGATGGCTTTACTTTATTAATCAGCGGCACCAATTTGCCTAAATTCTTACCAGTAGTGGACGGTTTAGACAAAACTGTTTTTCTCACCATGCCGTTTGATATCCCCGGGTCTCTAAGTAGTTTGTTAGCCAAAGATCGGTTCCGCAATGAATTTGCCGATTATGGTTTGCCAAAAGCGATTGTAAAATTCAGGACTAATTTGGCTGAGCTTTATAGTAAAACCAATGCCATCTGGATGTTGGATAGCCGGCTCATCTCCACCGACTGGGGCCAAACTCTTCCTAAATCCCTCTCCGGCTTCCACATCCTCAAAATCTAA
- a CDS encoding CdaR family protein has product MKLTSVAQLGLFISAAILIWLAVFSLSYHAFILEVPIKITNLKSGWAVAEDLTTVQATIRAKNMAYYQLKTAKSLEAIIDLDFVQGLGNYNVKPQLTLGVSDVWLIGYTPEIITINIVPAVAVTVPVLIDPQGFPANGYALEDTTVSPSEVTIIGPADLVNTLQQAYVVVDISNKQNSYSAKGNPEVRDTAGRSLSNIKFNPAEVNVSVTIVKGEMFKTVGLVPAFAGSLPAGYWIAEVTFDPPAVTLRSSVKRLEAINSVTTTRIDLTGKTTDFSDQVGIEVPAGVSLVGEKLVNVNVKIGSSPFNRKLVLVPHGVNVTPGFKVVSMSPATVNVNLAGPAEDLNKADRNTVVLDLDLREATSGDNVVKLTAEMFRVPEKLSVISFDPPTLQVTLTKTN; this is encoded by the coding sequence ATGAAATTAACTTCCGTAGCCCAGTTAGGGTTATTCATCTCCGCGGCGATTTTGATATGGTTGGCGGTGTTTAGTTTGAGCTACCACGCGTTTATTTTGGAAGTCCCGATTAAAATTACCAATCTAAAATCTGGCTGGGCAGTAGCCGAAGATTTAACTACTGTTCAGGCCACCATTCGGGCAAAGAATATGGCATATTATCAGCTGAAAACCGCTAAATCATTAGAGGCGATCATCGACTTGGATTTTGTGCAGGGGTTGGGCAATTATAACGTGAAACCGCAGCTCACCTTGGGCGTGTCAGATGTTTGGCTGATTGGCTACACGCCAGAGATCATTACTATAAATATAGTTCCGGCAGTGGCCGTTACGGTACCGGTACTAATTGACCCGCAGGGGTTTCCGGCCAATGGCTATGCTCTGGAAGATACGACCGTGAGTCCAAGCGAGGTAACTATTATCGGACCAGCTGATTTAGTTAATACATTGCAACAAGCCTATGTGGTGGTAGATATTTCTAATAAACAAAATTCTTATTCGGCCAAGGGTAATCCCGAAGTGCGCGATACGGCCGGCCGGAGCCTGTCTAATATTAAATTTAATCCCGCAGAGGTAAATGTCAGTGTTACTATCGTTAAAGGCGAGATGTTTAAAACCGTCGGATTAGTCCCGGCTTTTGCCGGATCTCTCCCGGCTGGTTATTGGATTGCCGAAGTTACATTTGACCCGCCGGCTGTTACTCTGCGCAGCAGCGTGAAAAGGCTGGAAGCTATTAACAGTGTGACAACAACGCGGATTGATTTGACTGGTAAAACTACTGACTTTTCTGACCAGGTCGGGATCGAAGTACCCGCTGGCGTGTCACTAGTGGGAGAAAAATTAGTTAATGTTAATGTAAAGATCGGCAGTTCCCCTTTCAATCGCAAATTGGTGTTAGTGCCACACGGTGTTAATGTCACCCCCGGTTTTAAAGTTGTATCAATGAGCCCGGCCACTGTTAATGTAAATCTGGCTGGCCCGGCAGAAGATTTAAACAAAGCTGATCGCAACACCGTCGTATTAGATTTAGATTTGCGCGAGGCCACCAGTGGAGATAATGTGGTCAAGCTGACAGCAGAAATGTTCCGGGTGCCGGAAAAATTGTCGGTGATCAGTTTTGATCCGCCCACCCTGCAAGTCACCCTCACCAAAACCAATTAG
- a CDS encoding diadenylate cyclase yields MKSLEICGVIFYMGFDVIAHYLESGWQALMGEAALNWVSLASVLNLAALIDIILVVLLLWWVWSKVKNTPASRMLLRVLGILPIMFLAKLFGLAALFYISAIGFVVMVIALGVIYQQDFRNILDGKTSYARLARKNLTSGEYNAKKFLTELTDAVTLLAKSKIPSLIIVKTDLPLDKLAEKGTYLCTPFSKEFVWDIFSHRSKLSAGAMLVDNGVIVAAGSTLTTNAPKRFSFNLSNAAIQQVAAQYEAIIIITHKDKEDVSVLHRKSSYAKLAPKNLDRVLKTILLG; encoded by the coding sequence ATGAAGTCACTAGAAATTTGTGGGGTAATTTTTTACATGGGGTTTGATGTTATTGCGCATTATTTAGAGTCCGGTTGGCAAGCCTTAATGGGTGAGGCGGCTTTGAATTGGGTTAGCCTAGCTTCCGTATTGAATTTGGCAGCATTGATCGACATAATCCTGGTAGTGCTACTGCTATGGTGGGTCTGGTCTAAAGTCAAAAATACGCCCGCATCACGGATGCTGTTAAGGGTGTTGGGAATTCTTCCGATTATGTTTTTAGCTAAATTATTTGGGTTGGCAGCGTTGTTTTATATCTCTGCCATCGGTTTTGTGGTTATGGTGATCGCTCTGGGAGTGATTTATCAACAAGATTTTAGAAATATTTTAGATGGAAAAACTAGCTATGCTAGATTAGCCCGCAAAAATTTAACCAGCGGCGAATATAATGCTAAGAAATTTCTCACTGAGCTGACAGATGCAGTTACTTTATTAGCTAAGTCAAAAATCCCCTCTCTGATTATTGTAAAAACCGATTTGCCTTTAGATAAATTAGCCGAGAAAGGTACTTATTTGTGCACCCCATTTAGCAAAGAGTTCGTCTGGGATATATTTTCGCATCGGTCTAAACTCTCGGCCGGAGCCATGCTGGTCGATAACGGCGTAATCGTTGCGGCGGGCTCGACTCTGACGACCAACGCTCCGAAGCGATTCAGTTTTAATTTGAGCAATGCCGCCATCCAGCAGGTGGCAGCTCAGTACGAAGCAATTATTATAATTACTCATAAAGACAAGGAAGATGTGTCAGTTCTGCATAGAAAAAGTTCTTATGCCAAATTGGCACCGAAGAACTTAGATCGCGTACTTAAGACAATTTTGCTCGGCTAA
- a CDS encoding leucine-rich repeat domain-containing protein, with the protein MELGLLLRSRKFWLTAGGVLIVGGIVFGAYQDTQNSPANNTYQTNSITSGNVCQVVVTDSTSGKLIALQTKLLDLTNQGKTPRVKGDFYNELLGYDIKKTTLNLAPPNWLNWFYYPSTNLGDVKELNGLNCLEVLSLDSATNKGWGEERIKSRLAGIDKLTSLTQLSLANFTKLTDIAFVSKLSKLQQLDLSNTGITDESLAAVSGLSNLHMLSLANTKISNVAPLASLTKMRWLVLSGAKIDDIKQFTAALSNMRELRRLDMSGGVAFHSCPEYVEFRQKILDATKEFDLQKRVEINGGPIGCW; encoded by the coding sequence ATGGAGCTTGGATTATTGCTCCGCTCTCGGAAATTCTGGCTAACCGCTGGCGGTGTTTTAATTGTTGGCGGGATAGTTTTTGGCGCTTATCAGGACACGCAAAATAGTCCCGCTAATAATACCTATCAGACTAATTCCATTACTTCCGGCAATGTTTGCCAAGTGGTTGTAACAGACTCTACTTCTGGCAAGCTGATAGCCTTACAAACCAAACTGCTTGATTTAACTAATCAAGGGAAAACCCCTCGAGTTAAGGGAGATTTTTATAATGAATTACTCGGCTATGACATCAAAAAGACCACTCTAAATCTAGCGCCTCCCAATTGGCTGAATTGGTTCTATTACCCTTCTACCAACCTAGGGGACGTCAAAGAATTGAACGGCCTTAATTGTTTGGAAGTATTATCTCTCGATTCAGCTACCAATAAAGGTTGGGGAGAAGAGCGGATTAAAAGCAGGCTCGCCGGAATTGACAAACTAACTAGCCTGACTCAATTAAGTTTAGCTAATTTTACTAAACTAACTGATATTGCTTTTGTGAGTAAATTATCTAAATTGCAACAGTTGGATTTAAGCAACACTGGCATCACTGACGAAAGTTTGGCTGCTGTAAGTGGGCTTAGTAATTTGCATATGCTTAGTTTGGCTAATACTAAAATATCCAATGTAGCACCGCTGGCATCGCTCACGAAAATGCGCTGGCTGGTACTAAGCGGTGCTAAAATTGATGATATTAAACAATTCACAGCGGCACTCAGCAATATGCGCGAACTTCGTCGGCTGGATATGTCCGGAGGGGTTGCTTTTCATTCTTGCCCTGAGTATGTCGAATTTCGTCAAAAGATCTTAGATGCTACTAAAGAATTTGATTTACAAAAACGGGTAGAGATTAATGGCGGACCCATCGGCTGTTGGTAG